One genomic region from uncultured Cohaesibacter sp. encodes:
- a CDS encoding AsmA family protein: MLALVIALVGPLFVDWTSYRAAFEREATIALGQPVHVLGAADMQILPMPRLHFESVHVGPDEQNPILTVDAFDVGVELFPLVQGKIEVVDMTLKSPSLKLEVDEQGRFDWRQDGGKLWDLDMEKIRLNDVRIENGQIDFLDRSSGRSKRLTGLNGGLEARTLVGPYKIEAAFRMDGNPYSLMLSTGTAGPDGMRVKSLLTPANFAVSLAMDGNIQEGADERLHYIGTTRITNAIEGLEGSVTPWTLSGDSDLTASSLVMPKFEFSHGPVDQAYRLNGAGTIDFGANPRFDVVVSSRQLDFDRALGNGPNEPINLQDGIEKLANSLAEMPLPGIPGHVGFDVPGVILGGGVIRNLQLDADLVGSSWKIDQLTADLPGQTIVSLSGLFSRQVDDNGKRNGFEGQARIRSDQPLAFSKWWLDDAPTSGQLMPFDLSGQVLVKSDHIQVSDLDLSMEGDRATGYIDWYAGIPGDESKGDALSINLDAERIDLDAVMGVGSLLLSNSSGSRAPLQDIALDIETNQLVSGSFEGNSLSAKLRLSKGSIEIDQLSVDDFAGATISARGLLQDVSGTPHGRIEGKISADDLEGFSALIERLVPDQPAAGWFARNQRAMSPADLSFSLSGGNAERGLNAKLDGTLGGGNASLEGTLDGALADWANGDLDLTVDMDNPDGRKLLSLMGLGDGLIDLPRLSASASLKGALADGAAFKGSLKADDGALTYEGDVQFTPDGRDGLKSEGRVAFETSDLAPYLMAAGVSLTNPGESLPVSLTAGLTLDDKALAVDALEGQWNDQPVSGAMSLTHRANDRLLKGAIELGDMDGIWLGETVLGAGRLTAIDRNWPDLAFIAPVTTGEDLPIKVDVSVKARSLELAAPYIFQQPSFSLVWQDSGLSVRDFKALLQGGEVSGGLDLDNVEGEALLKSHIRVENAALAPLVWQRDGRSVARGQLDVNLDVESQGRSMAGLVSGLSGTGTFTLKDATLNYLNPSAFAQVIRAVDAGMELNDEDIRNAFVSHMDAGSTEVSSVEGTFVIAGGALRANNIEADADILQSRGNLVVDLSNQTLDGDWSIKVEPDEGDAVTGAQPEVGLAFSGPMEAPERVVDVAPFTGYLTIRAFEREVDRVERLQADILEKDRMRRLLRLYREQAKHREEEQIAKEKEAMAAEQAAAEAEAKKAAEAQAAKERAQAEAARQEAQRKAEEEAKRKAADAAKQAEQKAREDAAAQQRVQAEAARKADEERRAKAEAALLESLRQKDPVPAPQSEKTPTTPSFDINAGDIIMRPLDELTTQSVPSATPQAQPEEALPPANYIDLPQRLNTLPKDRIVPSLGQGRSFSFSDDDMATDYIIQNY; this comes from the coding sequence TTGCTGGCGCTCGTCATTGCGCTGGTTGGACCACTATTTGTTGATTGGACATCCTATCGTGCCGCTTTCGAGCGCGAGGCCACGATAGCGCTGGGGCAGCCTGTGCATGTCTTGGGCGCTGCCGACATGCAAATCCTGCCCATGCCCCGGCTGCATTTTGAAAGCGTGCATGTGGGGCCTGATGAACAGAACCCCATTCTCACAGTCGATGCATTTGACGTCGGGGTCGAGCTATTCCCTCTTGTGCAAGGCAAGATCGAAGTCGTTGACATGACTTTGAAAAGTCCTTCTCTCAAGCTTGAGGTGGACGAGCAGGGCCGGTTTGACTGGCGTCAGGATGGTGGCAAACTCTGGGATCTGGATATGGAAAAGATCCGCCTCAATGATGTGCGGATCGAAAATGGACAGATTGATTTTCTCGACAGAAGCTCTGGCCGCAGCAAGCGCTTGACGGGGCTTAACGGTGGGCTGGAAGCGCGCACGCTGGTCGGCCCTTACAAGATCGAAGCCGCCTTCCGCATGGACGGAAATCCCTATTCGCTGATGCTTTCGACCGGAACCGCAGGACCTGATGGGATGCGGGTCAAAAGCCTGCTGACGCCCGCCAATTTTGCGGTGTCCCTTGCCATGGATGGCAACATTCAGGAAGGGGCAGATGAACGGCTCCATTATATTGGCACCACGCGCATCACCAATGCCATTGAGGGGCTGGAAGGCTCGGTCACGCCATGGACCTTGAGCGGGGATAGTGATCTTACGGCCTCATCGCTGGTTATGCCGAAATTTGAATTTTCCCATGGCCCTGTGGATCAGGCCTATCGGCTGAATGGGGCTGGCACCATCGATTTTGGCGCGAACCCGCGTTTCGACGTGGTGGTTTCTTCGCGACAGCTGGATTTTGACCGGGCTCTGGGCAATGGGCCCAATGAACCAATCAATCTGCAGGATGGGATCGAGAAGCTGGCCAATTCTCTGGCCGAGATGCCTCTGCCTGGCATTCCGGGGCATGTCGGATTTGATGTGCCTGGGGTTATTCTCGGTGGCGGCGTGATCCGCAATTTGCAGTTGGACGCGGATCTGGTTGGGTCATCCTGGAAGATTGATCAACTGACTGCAGACCTGCCGGGACAGACGATTGTTTCCCTTTCGGGACTGTTTTCCCGTCAGGTGGACGACAATGGCAAACGCAACGGGTTCGAAGGGCAGGCGCGCATCCGCTCGGATCAGCCGCTGGCCTTTTCCAAATGGTGGCTTGATGACGCGCCGACCAGTGGCCAGTTGATGCCCTTTGACCTTAGCGGACAAGTGCTGGTCAAATCGGACCATATCCAGGTGTCTGATCTGGATCTGTCCATGGAGGGCGATCGCGCCACGGGCTATATCGACTGGTATGCCGGTATTCCGGGGGATGAGAGCAAGGGCGATGCCCTGTCCATCAATCTGGATGCTGAACGGATCGATCTGGATGCGGTGATGGGAGTTGGCTCCCTTTTGCTGAGCAATTCCTCCGGTTCCAGAGCGCCTTTGCAGGATATCGCGCTTGATATTGAAACCAATCAGCTGGTGTCGGGCAGCTTTGAAGGCAATAGCCTGAGCGCCAAATTACGGCTGTCCAAGGGCAGCATCGAGATCGACCAGTTGAGTGTTGACGATTTTGCGGGCGCTACGATCTCGGCACGTGGCCTGTTGCAGGATGTTTCGGGCACGCCCCATGGCCGAATTGAGGGCAAGATCAGCGCGGATGATCTGGAAGGGTTTTCTGCGCTTATTGAAAGGCTGGTTCCCGATCAGCCTGCTGCTGGTTGGTTTGCGCGCAATCAGAGAGCCATGTCGCCTGCCGATCTTTCCTTCTCCCTTTCGGGGGGCAACGCCGAGCGTGGTTTAAACGCCAAGCTGGATGGCACGCTTGGTGGTGGTAATGCCTCCCTTGAAGGCACTCTGGATGGTGCGCTGGCGGACTGGGCCAATGGCGATCTGGATCTGACGGTAGACATGGATAACCCTGATGGGCGCAAGTTGCTATCTCTGATGGGGTTGGGCGACGGGCTCATTGACTTGCCTCGACTGTCCGCGTCTGCCTCTCTTAAAGGCGCACTGGCGGATGGTGCTGCCTTTAAAGGATCGCTCAAGGCTGATGACGGTGCATTGACCTATGAGGGCGATGTGCAGTTTACCCCCGATGGCCGGGATGGTTTGAAAAGCGAAGGGCGGGTTGCCTTCGAGACCTCTGATCTGGCGCCCTATTTGATGGCGGCTGGCGTATCTCTGACCAATCCGGGGGAAAGCCTGCCGGTTTCATTGACGGCCGGGCTGACCCTTGATGACAAGGCATTGGCAGTTGATGCGCTGGAAGGGCAGTGGAATGATCAACCTGTTTCGGGGGCGATGAGCCTGACGCATCGGGCCAATGATCGCCTGCTCAAGGGCGCTATCGAGCTTGGCGATATGGATGGCATCTGGCTTGGTGAAACGGTGCTTGGCGCAGGGCGGTTGACTGCGATTGATCGTAACTGGCCTGATCTTGCCTTCATTGCGCCCGTGACCACAGGGGAGGATCTGCCCATCAAGGTGGATGTGTCGGTTAAGGCGCGCAGCCTTGAGCTTGCTGCGCCCTATATTTTCCAGCAACCATCCTTCTCTCTTGTCTGGCAGGATAGTGGCCTGTCTGTGCGCGACTTCAAGGCCTTGTTGCAGGGCGGAGAGGTGAGCGGCGGTCTGGATCTGGACAATGTGGAGGGAGAAGCCCTTCTTAAATCCCATATACGGGTCGAAAATGCTGCTTTGGCGCCGCTGGTCTGGCAGCGTGACGGGCGCTCGGTTGCCCGCGGGCAGCTTGATGTCAATCTCGATGTCGAAAGTCAGGGGCGGTCCATGGCGGGGCTGGTGTCCGGCCTTTCCGGCACGGGAACCTTTACGCTTAAGGATGCAACGCTCAACTATCTCAATCCATCGGCTTTTGCGCAGGTTATTCGCGCAGTTGATGCCGGTATGGAATTGAATGACGAGGATATCAGGAACGCCTTTGTCTCCCACATGGATGCTGGCTCCACCGAGGTTTCTAGCGTTGAGGGCACCTTCGTCATCGCTGGCGGGGCCTTGCGTGCCAACAATATCGAAGCCGATGCGGACATCCTCCAATCGCGAGGCAATCTGGTGGTTGATTTGTCCAACCAGACACTTGATGGCGATTGGTCGATCAAGGTCGAGCCGGATGAGGGAGATGCTGTAACCGGCGCCCAGCCCGAGGTGGGGCTTGCTTTTTCCGGCCCGATGGAAGCGCCCGAGCGCGTGGTTGATGTGGCGCCCTTTACCGGCTATCTGACCATTCGCGCCTTTGAGCGGGAAGTGGACCGCGTGGAACGTCTGCAGGCCGATATTCTGGAGAAAGACCGCATGCGTCGATTACTGCGTCTTTATCGCGAGCAGGCCAAGCATCGCGAAGAGGAGCAGATAGCCAAGGAGAAGGAAGCGATGGCAGCCGAGCAGGCTGCTGCTGAGGCGGAGGCCAAAAAGGCGGCCGAAGCACAAGCCGCCAAGGAGCGTGCCCAAGCCGAGGCTGCAAGGCAGGAAGCACAGCGCAAGGCCGAGGAAGAGGCCAAACGGAAAGCGGCAGACGCTGCCAAACAGGCAGAACAAAAAGCCCGGGAAGATGCCGCCGCTCAACAGCGGGTTCAAGCGGAAGCGGCGCGAAAAGCTGATGAGGAGCGAAGAGCCAAGGCGGAGGCGGCTCTGCTTGAATCCCTGCGCCAGAAGGACCCTGTGCCAGCACCGCAATCGGAGAAAACGCCAACTACGCCATCCTTTGATATCAATGCGGGCGATATCATCATGCGCCCCTTGGATGAGCTGACGACGCAATCGGTTCCGTCCGCTACCCCACAGGCGCAGCCAGAAGAAGCGCTGCCGCCAGCAAATTATATTGATTTGCCGCAGCGTCTCAATACCTTGCCCAAGGATCGGATCGTGCCTTCACTCGGGCAGGGACGCTCGTTTTCATTTTCAGATGATGATATGGCGACGGACTATATAATCCAGAATTACTGA
- a CDS encoding FAD-linked oxidase C-terminal domain-containing protein produces the protein MSSAVQPHFKHQKNEEAIQSVCSKLSERFGDRFTMGQALREQHAHTTTGLRNEMPDGVVFAQSTEEVSEIVALCNEQCVPVIAFGTGSSLEGQLNAPYGGISVDLSGMNAILEVCAEDLNCTVQAGVTRKQLNDYLRDTGLFFPIDPGADASLGGMAATRASGTNAVRYGTMKDNVLSLKAVMADGTIIETASKAKKSSAGYDLTRLLVGSEGTLGIITEVSLKLSGIPQAISGGICGFPDLESACNAVIMTIQCGIPVARIELLDSLQVKAVNLHSKLGLEERPTLLVEFHGTDNGVAEQAELFADIIEEFGGSDFEWATKPEDRTRLWTARHESYWATFSLRPGAKSVSSDACVPISQLAECVRETQKDIEATGFLAPIVGHVGDGNFHVQLLLDPENPEEHAKADAFLGRLAERAIAMGGTCTGEHGVGQGKMKYMTKEFGPALSYMIAIKEAFDPKNIMNPGKILPEHG, from the coding sequence ACGATGGGCCAGGCTCTGCGTGAGCAGCATGCCCATACCACGACGGGCCTGCGGAACGAAATGCCGGACGGGGTTGTCTTTGCGCAAAGCACTGAAGAGGTTTCCGAGATTGTTGCACTGTGCAATGAACAGTGCGTGCCGGTGATTGCCTTTGGCACGGGCTCATCTCTTGAGGGACAGCTGAACGCGCCCTATGGCGGCATCTCTGTTGATCTTTCGGGCATGAATGCCATTCTGGAGGTTTGTGCCGAAGATCTCAACTGTACGGTTCAAGCAGGCGTGACCCGCAAGCAGCTCAATGATTATCTGCGCGATACGGGCTTGTTCTTTCCCATAGATCCGGGGGCCGATGCTTCTCTTGGTGGTATGGCCGCTACACGCGCCTCGGGCACCAATGCTGTGCGCTATGGCACCATGAAAGACAATGTGCTTTCGCTCAAAGCCGTCATGGCTGATGGCACCATCATCGAAACGGCCAGCAAGGCCAAGAAAAGCTCGGCAGGCTATGACTTGACCCGTCTTCTGGTTGGCTCCGAAGGCACATTGGGCATTATCACAGAGGTATCCCTCAAGCTTTCTGGCATTCCGCAGGCTATCTCGGGGGGCATTTGCGGCTTTCCCGATCTGGAGAGTGCGTGCAATGCCGTGATCATGACCATTCAGTGTGGTATTCCGGTGGCGCGCATCGAACTGCTCGACAGTCTTCAGGTCAAGGCGGTCAATCTGCATTCCAAGCTGGGGTTGGAAGAACGCCCGACATTGCTGGTGGAATTCCACGGCACGGACAATGGCGTTGCCGAACAGGCGGAATTGTTCGCTGACATTATCGAGGAATTTGGCGGCTCCGATTTCGAGTGGGCAACCAAGCCGGAAGATCGCACCCGCCTGTGGACGGCCCGGCATGAATCCTACTGGGCCACCTTTTCTCTGCGGCCTGGCGCCAAGAGCGTATCCAGCGATGCCTGTGTTCCCATTTCGCAACTTGCCGAATGTGTGCGGGAAACCCAGAAGGATATCGAGGCGACCGGTTTTCTGGCTCCCATTGTGGGTCATGTGGGCGATGGCAACTTCCATGTCCAACTGCTGCTCGACCCGGAAAATCCCGAAGAGCATGCCAAGGCGGATGCCTTTCTTGGGCGACTGGCCGAGCGCGCCATTGCCATGGGCGGCACCTGCACCGGTGAACATGGTGTCGGGCAAGGCAAGATGAAATATATGACCAAGGAATTCGGCCCGGCCCTGAGCTATATGATCGCGATCAAGGAAGCGTTCGATCCCAAAAATATCATGAATCCCGGCAAGATATTGCCTGAGCATGGCTAG